Proteins encoded within one genomic window of Amycolatopsis nigrescens CSC17Ta-90:
- a CDS encoding C4-dicarboxylate transporter DctA — protein MHYLYIAVVAAVVLGVIVGFVAPDLGKELKPLGTGFVNLIKMMISPIIFCTIVLGIGSVAKAAKVGKVGLLAIGYFLLMSTFALAIGLVVGNLLHPGAGLHLDPSDAAKVQKQAEGAEGTTDFLLGIIPESMVSAFTEGSVLQTLLVALLAGFALQKLGPKGAPILRGVEHIQRLVFRILAMIMWAAPVGAFGAIAAVVGETGWDALKSLAVIMLGFYATCLVFVFVVLAAVLWLGARVNILSLLRYLAREFLLIVSTSSSESALPRLIAKMEHLGVSKPVVGITVPTGYSFNLDGTAIYLTMATLFVATAQGSPLPVSEQITLLLFMIIASKGAAGVSGAGIATLAAGLQSHRPELVDGVGFILGIDRFMSEARALTNFAGNAVATVLIGNWTKEFDPEQAKRVFSGEDPFNEATLVDDGHPEPDPTPEKTLTPA, from the coding sequence ATGCACTACCTGTACATCGCCGTCGTCGCCGCGGTGGTGCTCGGCGTCATCGTCGGCTTCGTGGCCCCCGACCTCGGCAAGGAACTCAAACCGCTGGGCACCGGGTTCGTGAACCTGATCAAGATGATGATCTCCCCGATCATCTTCTGCACCATCGTGCTCGGCATCGGGTCGGTGGCGAAGGCGGCGAAGGTCGGCAAGGTCGGCCTCCTCGCCATCGGCTACTTCCTGCTCATGTCCACCTTCGCGCTGGCCATCGGCCTCGTGGTGGGCAACCTGCTGCACCCCGGCGCCGGCCTGCACCTCGACCCCAGCGACGCGGCCAAGGTCCAGAAGCAAGCCGAAGGCGCCGAGGGCACCACCGACTTCCTGCTCGGCATCATCCCGGAAAGCATGGTCTCCGCCTTCACCGAAGGCTCGGTGCTGCAGACCCTGCTGGTCGCCCTGCTCGCCGGGTTCGCCCTGCAGAAGCTCGGTCCCAAGGGTGCCCCGATCCTGCGCGGGGTCGAGCACATCCAGCGGCTGGTGTTCCGCATCCTGGCGATGATCATGTGGGCCGCGCCGGTCGGCGCGTTCGGTGCCATCGCCGCCGTCGTCGGCGAGACCGGCTGGGACGCGCTCAAGAGCCTCGCCGTGATCATGCTCGGCTTCTACGCGACCTGCCTTGTCTTCGTGTTCGTCGTGCTCGCCGCGGTGCTCTGGCTCGGCGCCAGGGTCAACATCCTGTCCCTGCTGCGGTACCTGGCCCGCGAGTTCCTGCTCATCGTGTCCACCTCTTCGTCGGAGTCGGCGCTGCCGCGGCTGATCGCGAAGATGGAGCACCTCGGGGTGAGCAAGCCGGTGGTCGGCATCACGGTGCCCACCGGCTACTCGTTCAACCTGGACGGCACCGCGATCTACCTGACCATGGCCACCCTGTTCGTGGCCACCGCGCAGGGCAGCCCGCTGCCGGTGAGCGAGCAGATCACCCTGCTGCTGTTCATGATCATCGCGTCCAAGGGTGCCGCCGGGGTGAGCGGCGCCGGCATCGCCACCCTCGCCGCCGGCCTGCAGTCGCACCGGCCCGAGCTGGTCGACGGCGTCGGTTTCATCCTCGGCATCGACCGGTTCATGTCCGAGGCCCGTGCCCTGACCAACTTCGCCGGCAACGCGGTGGCCACCGTGCTGATCGGCAACTGGACCAAGGAGTTCGACCCCGAGCAGGCCAAACGGGTGTTCTCCGGCGAGGACCCGTTCAACGAGGCCACCCTCGTGGACGACGGCCACCCCGAACCCGATCCCACCCCCGAAAAAACCCTCACCCCCGCCTAA